A DNA window from Desulfobaculum bizertense DSM 18034 contains the following coding sequences:
- a CDS encoding sensor domain-containing diguanylate cyclase, giving the protein MSNVLKTVFPSARQSLDCSFPPVMSQLLAELVRPEPSFEDIARIIRLDPAITAAVLSLVNSPFYSQHGEIQDLKRAAVVLGTREILKLALSVSFLSSRKSMSPRLGNAPYANWRMAVWAAIAAELIAEKIAPKVKEQAYICALLKDISLLVLANCDQALPSPEKNKDLPLCSLRHGQLEREQSEWGVTHAQLSLEMLELWGVSDLSRDCIQLHHNLEQVEELPALTQAVIFATAWAEHISDAQHAYPPAALLTLRERAKHCLELTEEDWQNLEDRCIERFRSMLSAIGLEELHPADRLYEHSVQTFKDFHIQGSEISAAQGGLLTIAQIMGRHLRWNFAIENWELALYDKSQHSWALFRYTAERGAEHIASTTKPSLLPWSAQGAAHLLRSQSQTWGSLRLSEQSLPKRGRHELSLYVWFAAEALHEYAAHQATLVRKASTFEGLPVSVAVLDKTGHVQDTNDALRSLLSLNTTPRGASLGDLLHSLNPAPFGSRWTNFLADRSRKDMSTLLCCSPDKNSAQCLHISAHKQDEGKLSLIIEDNVELSEIELQALSHGEFLEQIIDSMQELVLVLSEDGTITFASKRWNTPLFDLNFFEIARPVHDSGHHWGPAMLASLRQPVEVLFHPTGDAPLSLEFVVSELASSAQKQKKYLLVGRDLTQIRRLEKRLRQRAIVDGLTGLFNHYQFHILLEREVLRSKRSGKSIGLLFFDLDGFKEINDTRGHQAGDTVLKTVARIIRTNIRRGTDFPCRYGGDEFAIIATETDQSGLQILAHRVHNALQQHFHGALGTSMGVTMLRHNEKPNELLRRADASAYQVKAAGGNAVCWTD; this is encoded by the coding sequence ATGTCGAACGTACTGAAGACGGTCTTTCCATCAGCGCGTCAAAGTCTGGACTGCTCCTTTCCGCCGGTCATGAGCCAGCTCCTCGCCGAGCTGGTCCGGCCCGAACCGAGCTTTGAAGATATTGCCCGAATCATTCGCCTTGATCCGGCAATCACCGCTGCTGTGCTGAGCCTTGTCAACTCGCCATTCTACAGCCAGCACGGAGAAATTCAGGATCTCAAGCGGGCCGCAGTCGTCCTTGGCACTCGTGAGATTCTCAAACTGGCTCTTTCCGTGTCCTTTCTTTCCAGTCGGAAGAGCATGTCTCCCCGACTGGGGAACGCGCCATATGCCAACTGGCGCATGGCAGTCTGGGCCGCTATTGCCGCAGAACTCATTGCCGAAAAAATTGCTCCCAAGGTCAAAGAGCAGGCATACATCTGCGCCCTGCTCAAAGATATTTCACTCCTTGTCTTGGCCAACTGCGATCAGGCACTGCCAAGCCCGGAAAAAAACAAAGACCTTCCCCTGTGCTCACTTCGGCACGGTCAGCTTGAACGCGAACAGAGCGAATGGGGCGTCACACATGCCCAGCTTTCCCTTGAGATGCTGGAGCTTTGGGGAGTCTCAGATCTCAGCCGGGACTGCATCCAGCTGCACCATAATCTGGAGCAGGTGGAGGAACTTCCGGCATTGACTCAGGCCGTAATTTTTGCCACGGCATGGGCGGAACACATAAGTGATGCGCAGCACGCGTATCCGCCAGCCGCACTTTTGACTCTTCGGGAGCGGGCAAAACACTGCCTCGAACTTACCGAAGAGGACTGGCAAAACCTTGAAGACCGGTGCATAGAGCGTTTTCGCTCAATGCTCTCTGCCATTGGACTTGAGGAATTGCATCCTGCGGACCGGCTCTATGAGCACTCCGTTCAGACCTTTAAGGATTTTCACATCCAAGGCTCTGAAATTAGCGCTGCACAGGGTGGGCTTTTGACCATAGCTCAGATCATGGGCCGCCACCTGCGCTGGAATTTTGCCATAGAAAACTGGGAACTTGCGCTGTATGACAAATCGCAGCATTCCTGGGCCTTGTTCCGCTACACCGCTGAACGCGGTGCAGAACACATTGCAAGCACCACAAAGCCTTCCCTGCTTCCGTGGTCAGCACAGGGGGCAGCGCACCTGCTTCGCTCCCAGTCCCAGACATGGGGAAGCCTGCGCCTTTCTGAGCAGTCCTTGCCCAAGAGAGGCCGCCACGAGCTGTCACTCTATGTCTGGTTTGCGGCCGAGGCTCTTCACGAGTATGCCGCGCATCAGGCCACGCTTGTCCGCAAGGCCAGCACCTTTGAGGGGCTGCCCGTCAGCGTTGCCGTTCTCGACAAAACAGGCCACGTTCAGGACACGAATGATGCCCTGCGTTCGCTTCTGTCACTGAACACAACACCAAGAGGTGCCTCGCTCGGTGATCTGTTGCACAGCCTCAACCCCGCGCCTTTTGGTTCGCGCTGGACAAACTTCCTTGCCGACCGCTCTCGCAAGGACATGAGCACGCTTCTCTGCTGCTCACCAGACAAGAACTCAGCGCAGTGCCTGCACATTTCAGCTCACAAGCAGGACGAGGGGAAACTGAGCCTCATTATTGAGGACAATGTCGAGCTTTCAGAAATTGAGCTTCAGGCTCTGAGCCACGGCGAATTTCTGGAACAGATTATCGATTCCATGCAGGAGCTGGTTCTTGTCCTTTCCGAAGACGGAACCATTACTTTTGCCTCAAAGAGGTGGAACACTCCACTTTTTGACCTGAATTTTTTTGAAATCGCTCGCCCCGTTCACGACTCGGGACATCACTGGGGACCTGCCATGCTGGCTTCGCTCCGTCAGCCTGTTGAAGTTCTCTTCCACCCTACAGGTGATGCTCCACTCTCTTTGGAGTTTGTCGTGTCGGAACTCGCTTCTTCCGCTCAGAAGCAGAAAAAATATCTTCTTGTTGGTCGCGACCTCACGCAGATCCGCCGTCTGGAGAAACGACTCCGGCAGCGGGCTATCGTGGATGGTCTCACAGGGCTGTTCAATCATTACCAGTTTCATATACTGCTGGAACGCGAAGTTCTGCGCAGCAAACGATCTGGGAAAAGCATTGGGCTCCTGTTTTTCGATCTTGACGGCTTTAAGGAAATCAACGACACCCGTGGACATCAGGCCGGTGATACAGTGCTCAAGACTGTTGCACGCATCATCCGAACCAATATACGTCGCGGTACTGATTTTCCCTGCCGGTATGGCGGTGATGAATTCGCTATTATTGCAACAGAAACAGACCAAAGCGGTCTTCAAATCCTTGCACATCGAGTTCATAACGCCCTACAACAGCACTTTCACGGTGCGCTTGGGACCAGCATGGGAGTCACCATGCTCCGGCACAACGAGAAGCCAAATGAACTTCTGCGTCGGGCAGACGCCAGCGCCTATCAGGTCAAGGCGGCAGGAGGAAACGCCGTCTGCTGGACAGACTAG
- a CDS encoding polyprenyl synthetase family protein: MQKIIAEYLGHELPRINAFLKDETDKLDSSVRPPIQHVLAAGGKRLRPLLTLLAARALGAKNDAALPLACSLEFLHSATLLHDDILDEADLRRGRQSAHIIYGRSETILAGDVLLALANRLVAGYGEPRLTDILSEAIMRTATGEVKEIANVRNTELSNEDYLDIITGKTAYLFQAACECGAIIAGCPKEVEDAAHNYGLYLGIAFQLVDDALDYVSPSDVSGKPSGGDLREGKLTLPLIGYFAQLEPARREELEDKFRQNLLSEKETADILHEITALNLPQQTREAARSYVDQAREALKKFPDTPEREVLDSILDFVLSREK, encoded by the coding sequence ATGCAGAAGATCATCGCAGAATACCTTGGGCATGAACTGCCTCGTATCAACGCTTTTTTGAAAGACGAAACCGACAAGCTGGATTCCAGCGTCCGTCCGCCCATCCAGCATGTGCTTGCCGCAGGTGGCAAACGGCTTCGTCCTCTTTTGACCCTGCTGGCAGCCCGCGCCCTTGGTGCAAAAAACGACGCTGCCCTGCCGCTGGCATGTTCTCTGGAGTTTCTCCATTCTGCCACCCTGCTGCATGACGATATTCTTGATGAAGCAGACCTGCGCCGTGGCCGTCAGAGCGCACATATCATTTATGGCCGCTCCGAAACCATCCTTGCGGGCGATGTGCTGCTTGCACTGGCCAACCGCCTTGTGGCTGGCTATGGCGAACCTCGCCTGACGGACATTCTATCCGAGGCCATCATGCGCACCGCAACTGGTGAAGTAAAAGAAATCGCCAATGTTCGGAACACCGAGCTGAGCAACGAGGATTACCTCGACATCATCACGGGCAAAACCGCCTACCTTTTTCAGGCAGCCTGTGAGTGTGGTGCCATTATTGCGGGTTGTCCCAAAGAGGTTGAAGACGCCGCCCACAACTATGGTCTCTACCTCGGCATCGCCTTCCAGCTCGTTGATGATGCACTGGACTACGTGTCGCCCTCTGACGTCTCAGGAAAGCCCTCTGGTGGCGACCTGCGCGAAGGCAAGCTGACCCTGCCGCTCATTGGCTACTTTGCCCAGCTTGAGCCAGCCCGCCGCGAAGAACTGGAAGACAAGTTCCGCCAGAACCTGCTCTCCGAAAAAGAAACCGCCGACATTCTGCACGAGATCACCGCCCTCAATCTGCCGCAACAGACTCGCGAGGCAGCTCGCAGCTACGTTGATCAGGCGCGTGAAGCTCTCAAAAAGTTCCCGGATACTCCAGAACGCGAAGTCCTCGACTCCATTCTGGACTTTGTTTTGTCTCGCGAAAAATAA